The following nucleotide sequence is from Bacteroidales bacterium.
CATATTCCATAGACCATGAATCCATGGCAGATCTGGTTTATGATATTTTGCTCCGGGAAACAGCAAAGGTTCCAAACGATCAGTTAAAAGATCTGTTGATATTGCCGGAAAAAGCGGATGTGCCATCCATGAAAAGACTGATGGAATATTTCTTTTTTGGGTCTTATCTCAACCATTATTATATGGCGACTTTAAAGGAAGAGGCTTTTTTGGAATTGAAAAATCAAAAAGGGATCAATAAGAGAAATATTTCATATTATGCGCAAAATAAACAGGATGATCTCCTATTCAATTACGTGAGTCCTCTTTTGGCGCAACATGCCGGCGTAATACTGGCAAACAGGCTTGACGGGTCGCATTCCCGGTATTCGTTATTGAAATCCGTTTCAGAGAGGAAGGAAGGCTTTTTTCGTTATAAGAATACCACAGCTGCTACCATGCGTTTTGAACATATCGCTTCGGGTATCACCATTGGGGTTACATTAAAAAGTATGCAGCATACCGGTCATTCTTTTGTCCCGGATGTCACAGTTATACGTATGGGCGTGGTACAATGGGGAGAAGAGTGGTGGATGACGGGGAATTATATAGTAGAGGATCATCCGGGGAAAATTAAGATAACCGAGGGCGAAAAATATTTATTCGCACCCCTTGCCTCGCAAATCCAGATCATCCGGAAACAGGACAAATGTTTTCTGGAAATCAACAGTAATAAACCATTGGCCTTTTTCAACCGGAAGAAGGATGTCTTTTCCCTGATAGATCAGGTATGGGACTTATATCATGAAACTTACGGATCAGAAGAGTTGGATAGGAAATTGTTTGATATCCACGGAATTACTTTTGGGATAGATGATGATCTGGAGAATATAACCGTATTCTTTAATCCGGATACCGGAATGGAATTTTATCCCGATATAGCCTCATGTATTGCAGATAAAGAAAATCCTTTTTTTGAAAATGTTGAGGCAGATATAGAAGAATTCTTATTCAATAATAATTACAGTTCAAATTTTGTAGCTTACCTGATTGAAAACCAATTGATAGAAATTGAACCTATCCTGAGTGAAGGAGGGTTTCAGTATGTCTGGAACAATTGTGATTTTCTGCTTCGTTATTATAAAAGAGAATTTTATAAAGGTAAGCCGAAGCTATATGAAGAATGGTAGTGGCTGATTAATTCCCATTTCTGGGAAGTCTTTTTAACGGTCTATCTTTTATCAGTGAATACCCGACGGTCCATTCTGTATAGTCAGCTTTTGCCATATGGGCTTTGACAGATACACCCACAAACAAACGGGAGGTCAATTGGAATTTGACTCCTATACGTTCGTAAATCCATGGTTTTTTGGGGTCATCGCCGACACGTTGATTCAGATAAAACCCCAGATTGGTGACCAGCCAGACGCGTTTGTACCCGACTTCATGTGCCAGAAATGCGCCTAATGCAAAATTATCGGATCGTTTTGTTGTCACGGTTTCCCCATTTTCATGAGCACGGTATCCAATAACATATCGTCCCCAATCGAAATAAAAAAGATCAAGTCCGGCTCCGAATTTTCTTCGATGATTTATTTTTATCAATGTTGCAGAAGACACATTGGCGCAGTACCACCTGTGGCCCTGTCGCGGTTTATCGGGATCAAAATCCGTATCCAGCATCCGCACACCGCTTGCGATGAACAGGTACCATTCTAAAGTTGGCTCGTGGGAAGGAACAGGGAACCGGGAATATTTTTTATCACGGTTCTTGTATAGCCCAAACTGATAGGAGACTGTTGATGAAACCAGGTTGATGCCTTTGTTGGGTTTTTGATATGATCCGTTTGAAAAATGTTGAAGGCTAAATCCCAGGCCTAAGGAGGAATGTCCGGGTAATGAGAAAACCGATTCAAAGCCAAAGTTAATGTATGCGTTGTTTTTACTACCGACCAGTATATTATAGGGGTTGACCTGCGGGTCGTACGAGTTGAAATTATAAGATATTCCTGCACTGATGTCGTATTTTACCTGGAACCATTTACCACGGTATATGGGGGCTCCGAAAAAAGCGTACAGGGCGGCGGGTCTTCCAAAGCCGCTTTGTTCATCATTTCCCAGAACGATTCCATTCATATTGCCCATATAGTAGCCAATCCCATAATATGGGTAACGGTATGACCGGTCAAAGATGTTTTTTTGAAAATCGTCGGTTTGCCAACCTATACGCAAATCCAATCCCACATAATAATTAGCAACGATATCGGTCTTATGGGTCTTTAAAAGACTTCCCTGTTGGGCATGTACACTGAAAAAAACCTTTCGGGGCGCTACTGATGCAGTATCCTGTATACCAAATGTAACATGATGCTGCAATACAAGCAGGAGCAGGGAAACCCCTAAATAACGTATATAATTCACACTCTGATTAATCAAGCTGCAAATATAGAAAAACAAATGGGCATTACATAATATGGATATAGCATAACAAATGTAGAAAATATCCATTGTAGTCAACCACAAAAAAATCCCGAAAAAGTTGTTTTTTTTTATTTTTTTTATTATTATTGTGATGGTTTTGTACGATATTTGAGCAGGATTAGTAGTATGAAGAGTTGTACACAGTAATATGTTAAAATACTAATCAGACGACAATGACATCATCAGAATTCAGCAACCAACTGATTGGTCTTGAAAAAAAGTTAAATCATTTTGCTCTGCGTTTAACGGATGATAAAGATGATGCAAAAGATTTATTGCAGGATACTTACCTGAAGGCATTGGCGTATAAGGAACAGTTTGAGGATGAGACAAACCTGAAGGCGTGGGCGTATACCATCATGAAGAATACATTTATCAACAACTATAGAAAAAGCACACGGCAGAATACCACTTTTGATAATACGAAAGATTTGTTTTTCCTGAGTCAGAATAAGGATACGTTCAATACAGAACCTGATGCAGCCTATGAGGAAAAAGAGATCAATAAGGTGATTGAAGCGTTGGATGATGAATTTAAAGTTCCTTTCAGGATGTATACCCAGGGGTATAAGTACAAAGAAATAGCTGAAATACTCGGGATAAAAATAGGAACTGTAAAAAGCAGGATATTCTTTACCCGGAAAAAATTATCACAAACACTGAAAGACTATACCAGATAAGTCTATCAGGATCCTATACGTTTTTTTATTATTGTTTTTATCAGGTCTACCGTTTCATCAATGCCTAAAATAGAAACATCGATGGAATAATGATATGAGGAAGCCATTCCCCACTCTTTGTCAGTATAGTATTTATAGTAAGAGGCGCGGGATTTATCTGTTTTTTTCATCATTTCCCTTGCTTCTTCCATAGTTACATTTTGTGTTTCGGCAATGGTTTTGATCCGGTTTTCGGGTTTGTTATGGATAAAAAAACTGAGAAGATCCGGATGATCCCTTAAGACATAATCAGCACAACGGCCAACCAGGACACAGGATCCACCTTTATTTACAATATTCCGGATCGCATCACTCTGATAAAGAAATAGCCTTTCATTGGAAAGGATATCGGGATAAGGGGTATAGATACCCAGGTTAGGAAAACCCATGGAAAAAACATAGGCAAGACTATCTGAAGCTTTTTCATCCGCCCTTTCAAATATTTCATTGGCTAATCCGCTTTCTTTAGCAGCTTCGGCGAGCAATTCCTTATCATAATAAGCCATATCCATATCTTTGGATAACTTTTGACCTATGGCTCTTCCTCCGCTTCCGAATTGCCTCCCGATGGTAATAATCACTCTCTTTTTCATGTCGCTGATGATTTAGATAATGTTTGATTGGTTGAAGAAAGTTGTTTGAATGATTTGACTGTCCTGAAAAACATGATTGCTGTTAAGATCGTGGCAACAGAATCGGATATAGGCATACTCATCCAGACTCCCGTTGTTTTAAAAAACGTGGGAAGTATGAGCAGGCACGGTACCAAAAACAGTAATTGCCTTGTCAAGGATAAAAATATTGCAATTTTGGACTTGCCAATGGATAAGAAAAAGTTGGTTGCTACCATTTGAAATCCGACTATAGGGAAAGCAGCAAAAATAATGTGTAATCCGTAGGCAGATACGCTGATTAATTCAGTATCGGTAGTGAACCACCGGATGATAAATTCAGGGAACAACTGGCAAACCAGGGTGCCGAATGTGGCAATTCCTGTAGCCCACCAGATAGTTAATTTGGTTACGTTGGCTACCCGGTCAAAATGCCGTGCACCGTAATTATATCCTGCAATAGGCTGCATTCCCTGGTTTAGACCCATGATGATCATTACAAAGAGGAAAATGATCCGGTTAACCACTCCGTAAGCGCTGATTGCCATATCACCGCCATGCCTGGTCAAAGCCCGGTTGATCAAAATGACGATCAGGCAGGAACAGACATTCATCAGGAACGGGGACATCCCGATCGCTATAATCCCTTTCACGATTTCGGATTTCAGCCGGAATATACCTTTCCGGAAATGAATAATTCCTTTAGGATTAGAGAAGTGGATCATTTGTACGGCAAGCGAAATGACCTGTGCGATCACAGTTGCCCAGGCCGCTCCTTTAATGCCCCAGTCGAACCCGAAAATAAAAATAGGATCCAGGATACAATTGATCACTACCGAAAGAAGCGTAATATACATGGCCATTTTCGGATAACCGGAGGACCGGAGGATCGAGTTTAACCCCAGGTACATATGGGTAATGACATTTCCCAATAGAATGATATACATGTAATCCCGGGCATAGGCTATTGTATTTTCACTGGCTCCGAAAAAATATAAGATCGGATCCAGGAAAGGGAAACAGGCTATTGAAAAAGCAATACCAAGAATGACGTTAAGTACCAAAACGTTCCCTAGTATCTGATTGGCGTTTTCGTAATTTTTTTGTCCTAATTTTACAGAAACCAGGGTAGAAGCTCCTACGCCTACTAATGAGCCGAAGGCAGCTGCAAGGTTCATCAAAGGGTAAGTCAATGCTAATCCGGCCAAAGCCAACGTTCCCACTCCATGGCCGATAAAAATGCTGTCAACCATATTATATAAAGAGGAAGCGGTCATGGCAATAATTGCCGGAAGGGCATACTGCATCAGCAGTTTGCTGATCCGTTCTGTGCCTAATATTAACGGAGAGTTCTGATTCGCCATAGGGTGTTGTTGTTCTTTAATTTGGATCGAACAATCAACGCAAAGGTACATGATAAAATCGGAAAGATCAATTTTCCTGTTTTCTATAAGAGGATATACATTAAGTAATATCAATAAATTACTAAATAATTGTTCAAAATTATGTCATAACATATATGGAATCATTTTTTACCCTTCTTTTTCTTGATAAAAAGAAGCAACTGAGCGAAGCGGTCTCACGAACACCATATAAATTATCTTTGGTGAGTAAAAATCAAGACTTGCTTCCTCAGCGACCAGCCACTGCACGCTACGGAACGCCGGAAGGACTACCTGCGGTGAGATCGCTCCGCTAATTTCGCCTGACGGCTCAGACAGCTTCCGGCTTGCCCCTTCATTTAGCAGGACTGGTGCCCGCTTCCGGAAGGTCAGGCCTTCCAGGTGTAACACCACTGTATGAGTAGGGGAACAGAAAATATGATAATGTGAACTAAATATGAACATCTACTCATCATATTTAATAACCGTAGTTAATTTGATCAATGCCACTTAAGAAAATAATGGATAGCACTGAGTGCTTGAAGTTGAATTGATCATAAAAATGATTGTAATTACCATTCATCCGATCGGTTTTTCCTGATGATCCCAATCATTTAAAACTTACAGACTGCCTGTAATTTTAATTCTGAATACCTGTTGCCCTGTATCATGTTTAATCCACTACCGATTGTTTTTTTGTCCGTATATTGGGTAATTGCATATTTAATCCTGAAATCGATATGCTCACCGAATGAATATTTCACTAACATATATAAGCGGGTACCCTGATCATAGAAAGCCGGAATACTAAACGCATGCAACATGTCGTTCTCATAGGAATAGATCCGGGCATTGTAATCCCCGGAATCGAAGATTGCGTAACGGGCTGTAATTTGTAACGGAAAGTTGTTGAAAAGTTTGACTTGAATGTCTTGTGCCAGAAAATATCCGTTACTGAGCGTATTGTCTTTTCGGTAATTTTTTATTTCCCAATGATTCCCAATTCTTATGTGTTCGTTTAATTGATGTGAAAACATCATTTTTACGGACATAGTCCTTACTGAAATAGTTCTGTTGACCGTCGATTCCTGCTGATTTTCTTCTTTTTCTTTGTATTTTGCCTGGATATATATCCTGGTATCCCTAACAGGTGTATAGTCTGCCTGCAATAATATATCCCTGCCGTATGAAGGTGAATATGCCCGGTATTGTAACCAGGGGAAACGGAATATATCAACATAAGAAGAAAAGCGCCACCGGCCTCCGGGATTCCAGTTCCACCCCATAAAAAAGCCTTCCTCATTATTATTGCGTGTATTTTCTCCCGGTGCGTTGCCATATAAGGCATGAAAGTCTTTTGCATAATAACGGTACAATATATTTGCTGTGAGGTGTTCACTAACGAGCATTTGCGCTCCGTAAAGGAGTCCGTAGGCACCGTTCGGGCATAATGCCTGTTCTCCATAGACAATAATATCTCCCAGATGAACCCGGAAATCAATGCTATAGTTGCTGCCCGACCTTCCTTTAAATGCAAAATAATTATAGATGTAAGAATTCGGTATGAGGGGAACCTCAAAACGATAGTGGGTCGCGGTTGCACCAATATGCCAATCGGGACGGGTGAGTGAAATGTTCGCCCCGGTTACCTGTTCTTTGATCGCATCCTTTTGTGCAATTTCATTTGGGGTCCGGTGATAACCCGTATTTACATGAGTAGATACGGAAAGTATTTTTCCATCTTCACTCTCTTCTGAAACAGTTGCATCAATGGCTTTTCTTGAGTAAAAAATAGTCAGGTGAAAAGGGCGAAGCCGGAAAGTACTTCCGATACCCCTGAAGAAGCGGTTTTCACCAGCCGATCCGTATCGTCTCAGTCTTTCGTTATACCGCATGGTATTCAGGGTCATAGCGCTTTTCCCATAGTTCAATCCCGACCATAATACCAGTCCCTGACCGAAATCGGTACGGAAATCACCCAGGGTCAATGATTTCAATAATCCGTTTGTATTGACCTGAAGATGTCCGGAATAGAAATCAAATCCATACGGATTATTTTTTCTGAAAAAGCTTTCTCCGGGATCTTTTTCTGCAGTGAACCCGAAATGAACCTTGTCGGCATATTTGAAAACGTATTTGAGATATATTTTAGCCGGGCTACCAGAATATTTATTCTCAATAGAATCCGGGCGTGTGTATCCTTCCTGTTTTTGTAATACGGTTTGCATGCCTGTAATCAACTTATGCCTTCCATAGCGTATCACTCGTTCCGGTTTGATCTTTGTTATCTCCTGCCTCTTTTCCAGTGATATGAACGGTTGTAGGGATTGAGCCAGTTCGGGTGTAAATCCGTACAGATAGGCAATTTCATAATATGAAAGGATAGCACCCGCCTTTTTCACATGATCCAGCAGACTTTTGACCTGGAAATCCGTTAACCAGAATAACCTTGCCAACTCTTCATGATCCGCCTGGTTGATGTATACGGGATTATTGCTCAATTCTTCCAGTAATTCAGGCAATTGATCCAAATCCTGTTCTTCGTCCCGGTCGGCTATATCCGTAAGAATTGTCCGGAACAGCTCATGATCGACTTGTGCCTCTGTTTTTAAAGTGAGGAATGTAACTACGATCATTATGTAAATCTTCTTTATCCCATAAGTTTGATTTTATAGATTTACCGATATGGATACATGGGGACTATACCCCAGTACCTGGTGGTGTGTGAATGCCATGTCTAAAGAAAGCAGTTTCCACTTATATCCTATTCCGAATGCATATTGATACATGGGCCCTGAGGATATTCCGCAACGCAGGAACAACGACTTGATGGGAATGACTTCCAGTCCGGCTTTGAAAATAGCTTTCATTCGCGTGTCTTTCTCAGTTTCAATACTGATGATGGCTTTTTCATGGATAGAATATTCCAGGCCAAGGCGCATGATAGTGGGTATGTATTCTGTCGGATTTGCTTTTTGTCTGCTTCTTGAAATATTAAAGATATGTGCTCCTATGGTCAGGTTATCCATCGGTTTGCACAACAGTCCTATTTCAGCGCTTAACATGTTGAAATTGCCATAATCATAAGAAAAATGGGTATGGAAATAATCCATCTGAACACCCAGGGCGAACTTTTCACCCAGTTTCCTGGCAATGGCTAATCCGATCTTTGTTTCATTGTATTTAGCATATCCGAAATACCGGTAGTTCAACCCAATAATAGTCGCTTTGACAGGCATGGCCAAACTTCCAGCCTGTACGGAAAGGCTCTTCACATTCAACCTGTTCTCGTAATACATGGCAGCAGCAAAGTTTTCCAGCCAGGCTAATCCGGCCTGGTTATTTGCCGAAGACCAGATATCAGTATGGGTCACCGATGCATGGGCCATACCTGCAGATCGGGCTCCTGAAGGAAAATTATCATTTCCTCCCAGACAATAAATAACATGATTGCATGATACAACAAGAAACAGTAATCTCCCCACCCATATATTTTTCCCGCATCCCATAAGCAATAAGTTTGTGGCACAACCAGAGCCGACAAAACTATGTTGTATATCACTTCAAATATACAAAGTTTTTCAATAAATGTATTATAGGAATAAAATTATATTTTTTGTTCAAATAATATAAGCCATGAATCGAGCTATGTAGTATAAGTTCGATTCATGGCTTAATATTTTATTCCACGAAGAGAGGATGACTTTATTTCTAGCGTTCTATTATAATTCTTTCAACGCTTGGTTTTTCTCCCGTCCCATCATATATATGGATAAAATATATTCCTGATGGAAGATCACTGACACTAAATTTTACTCGTTCCCCTTTGGAACTTTTCCTCCTAAGCATGTTACCCAGATTATCATAAAGCCTGATATCGAAGATTGCTGTTTTGGAAGATAAACTGCCTATACCAGATACCATTTGCCTTTCTTCATTAATCAAAGCGTATTTTTCAGTATCTAGTTCAATATTTAAAATATTTGATGCCGGATTAGGATATGACATACTGTAAATTCCTCCTCCACCGTCAATAATTTCCAGGGTCCATGAAGCTGTAGAAGTTGAACCGCAGGCATTGTAGGCGTAACACCGTACGGTTTTGATACCCACGGTAGTAAACGTTATATGTATAGAGTGTTGATTGTTAGCGCCCTGTGTCGTTCCATCATGGGTCCATACGTAGGTACTTTCTAAGTTGATAGGACTGGTGCTAAATGTTAGACCTCCCCCCGTTCTGTCTTTTTTGGGACCACTTACGGTAAAATTATCCGGAGGACCGATGTTTATGTATTTCCTTTTTACCGGAAATGATTCATCTCCGATGATAAGCCTGGCATCAATATATCCGTCTCCATTGCCGGTGGCTCTGAAGGACTTCGATGTGCCTGCCGAATTATCAGTAGGTGCTAAATTGCTGCTACATGACCATCTTATTTGACTTACATTCAGACTGCTTGGCAAATTGCTGATGGTGAAATTCCCTGTCGAACAAACGAGATCAGGACCTTCTATTTTAATATTATCCGGTATCCCACTCGTAAAAGTACAAACATCACTGGGCAATGACTCTCCGTAACTATTTACTGCCGTGATATACATGGAATAGGATTTTGCCATCTGTAATTCGTAAGTCCCGCTATTTCTATTAAAAGTAGTACCGGAAAATTCTCCGTTCACATATAATTTATAGGTTAATGCTTCCGTCGATAATGGGACATCCCATTTCAGGTTACAACTTGTAGTGGATATGTTGCCAACGACGAAATTAGTAAGCCTGGTCGGTTTGCCCGGAATAGTATATTTTATACCAAGCTTTACATTCTTCAGTTCCATGCCGTCTGTATTTTCAGAGTTGTGTTTAAGCACAATTAAAAATTTATCGATAGTGACTCGTACAACATTATCCGTAACATCTATTTTATTTTTTTCGGTGAATTGACTATACTCAACCGTATCGATTGTTCGATAATTCATTGGTTGCTGGTCAGTTTCATACCATGCTAACGCGCCGTCATTTATAGCAAAACCAGCCATAGTAAAGTGGCGGAAAATAATTTTTCCTTTGGTTTGTCCTTGTTTCCCTATATCGGTACGATTGACATCAAAAATAAGTTCAGCCTTGTCTATTCTGGCATTTGCAGGAATATCCGACAAATCAAAAGTTAAGCATCCACGTCCCTTAAAATTAGATGCAGTATCTCTGCCTATTAAAAGTGGCGCATGTGGGATCATCATATAAGAATTGTTGCGGTAATTTGATATCAGGTTATAAGGGTATTCGTATGGGACTGTTTTTGTCATTTCATGTGTTTGGGTTGTGGGAACAGCTTGTAAAGTCCGGACAGTAATAGATTCACTCGGCTCCGAATTTCCTGCCGAATTATACGCAACCACTTTAATGCTGTAAGATGTCTCTGGTTGACAACCTGTTATTGTAGCCGACGTATTACTGTAACTTGTACCCTGTAATACATTATTGATATATAATTTATAGCCGCCAACATTTCCCCATACAGTATTCCACGTGACTTTAAACGAATTTTCCGTTATATCACCCGATCTAAGATTGGTCGGAGCGGATGGAACTAAAAACATTAAGATGCCGGCTTTCCAACCGTAAGCCCCTATATCATTACGCTCCGTTCCCTGACACGGAGGAAATAATACATCATTCCATTCTTCATCCGGATCACCGGCATCAATATCGGGTGATCCAGATGACAAACGATAATCTCCGGAAGAAGGGTTAACAAAGAGAGGATCATTGTTGACAATATTGTTTGTAGTAAGAGAACTGAAACCATCATTAAACATGAGCGTAGTCCCTCCTCTTACATTGCAATAAGAAACCGAAACTGAAGACATTTCATTTATGGAAAACTCATATTGACAACCTGGATTTCGAATGATATTATTCTTTGATGTTACTATGTGATCCCAAGAATAGATGCATGAATTTCCGGAATTATTTACTATAGTATTATTGTATAAAAAGGTTTTTAAACTTCCTCCACATCCTCCTAGGTATATAATCCGATATGCATTATTTCCATAAATTAAAGTATTCTGTATTGTACCTTCAGAACAATACATTTGTATAACAGACTCGTATTCAGATGTATGATTATTTGTGATGATGAGGTTGGAAAGTATTAATTCGCTACTAGCATTCGAATAAATAGCACCATTAGTTCCCCCTGTAATAGTGAAACCATATATTTCAGAATAACTTGCATAATAAAATTTGATTGTTTTCTCTAGACCACTACCATTAATCGTTACATTTTGAGGATTTGTCGGATTTCCAACCAACTTTATTATTTTCTGGCTGATATTCAGTTGTTCATTGTAAGCACCATCGGATACTTTTATGCTATGACCTGAACTAGCTCTGTTGATAGCAGATTGTATCGTCCGGAACGGCGCTGATTGTGTTCCCGGATTATTATCATTTCCATCAACGGATACATACCAATTATATGAATTGGACATAACATTCTTCGTTGTTGCAAATACTGTCAGTGTTAAACACATAAATAAGTACAATACTTTTTTCATGGCAATACAAGTTTAGGTTAATAATAAAGTTATTTCTTCTCTATTCCTTTAGCAATCATCCCAGTAGTAAAACGAGCATGATAGTTGTTGAACTATAAAATACTTTGTTTCATGCATAGAATTTCTACATCCATCCTTTGGCAAAAATAATTAAAAACCATTATGGATTTTTAAATCATAATAAATAAAAACCCAATCCGGCCTTTTGAGAAAGTGATAAAAACCTTATTCTATAATTGAAGAGTCAATAACTTCTGTGCCTTCATATGTAAAAACGTAATATATAAAGTGATCTAAATCAAAAGATGTAATCAATTTAGATGTAATTGTATGGTTTTTCTGTATTCAGGATTTATTGAAAAATTTTTCCCTTACTATGTGGCAGGCGCCGATGATTCCCGCACTTGTTCCCAGTTTGGATTTCTTTATTTTCACATCCTGGTTCACCAGATTCAGCGAATGCCGCCTCATGGCTGTTTGCATGGGTAGTTCCATGTAATCACTGACCTTGGATAAGGTTCCACCTATGACGATCAATTCAGGATTGAATATATTGATCAACATGGCCATGCTTTGGCCCAGTTTCCATGCGATTTCTTCCAGTATCTCGATCACCAGCATATCTTCATGTTCTGTTACGGCACGAAGAATATCATCCATGGTTATTTTATCGATCTCTTTAACAGAGGTCAGGAAGGAAGTGGCCCCCGATTGCAGCCTTTCTTTTACCTTCCTTTCAATAGCAGATCCGGAAACTTCTGTCTCCAGGCATCCCTTTTTGCCGCAATGACAGAGTATTTCATTATCGAACATGGGAATATGGCCTAATTCACCTGAGTAACCCGATTTGCCATAATAAAGTTTTCCGTCGCAAATGATACCCATTCCCAATCCCCAACTGATATTGATAAATAGAATATCCTTCTCGTTTTGCACGACGCCTCCGTTGCACTCCCCGAATGCCATAGCTCTTGAATCATTCTCTATGTAAGTCCGGATCTTGATCTGGGATTCGATAATAGCTGTTAATGGCTGTTCGTCAAAATAAAAGTAACTGTAACTGAATCCGTCAAAAGAATTGACCCGGCCTGTGAGATTGATACATGCCCCGACAATTTTATTCCGGTGAATACCTGAACTTTCAATAAAAGTATTGATAATTCCGCATAAACGGGCTAAGGATTCTTTGTTGTTCTCCAACTGATACCTGATGGACTCGGATGATTTGATGGACTTATTATCTGCGCTTTGCAGGCCTATGGAGATGGATTTCCGTTTTACTTCCACGCCTAGATAATAGAAAGCCCTGGGATTGATGCCATAGATACTCGGCCTTCTTCCCCCGGTGGTATCTATCTTTCCAAGATCCTGAATGATGTTTTCTTCCATCAGTTCCCCGATCAGTTTGGTTACTGTGGGTATACTATAACCGGTTTCTTTACTCAGGTGAGGAATGGTGTTATCACCACAGAAAGTTAGATTTCTGACCAATTCCTTTTTTAAATTGATGGTCTTTAACGCAGATAAAGAAATATCTTCAGAAACATTATAGAGAAAAGATATGGCCATAGGTAATTTATTTATTAATAAAACAAAAGTAAGCAATATAATTTAAAATGACCACAATATATTATAGATAAAAAAAATGAAATCTATTTTCCATCATTAATTTAAGTTAAATATTTTAAATAAATGAAATATTAATAAAATATTT
It contains:
- a CDS encoding DUF3843 family protein, coding for MKNFFSRVSRITLEDWLTYHPYDKEVPSDQYYIRLCNDIQQEIIHNDVGNYFIESDYQQLSYMLTCYFEDINSQAGVWLSFIEENKTLYGKYLPFYDTVSNYTCGEVNKADIQFLIWHFVSNLPGNEHLTDPYSIDHESMADLVYDILLRETAKVPNDQLKDLLILPEKADVPSMKRLMEYFFFGSYLNHYYMATLKEEAFLELKNQKGINKRNISYYAQNKQDDLLFNYVSPLLAQHAGVILANRLDGSHSRYSLLKSVSERKEGFFRYKNTTAATMRFEHIASGITIGVTLKSMQHTGHSFVPDVTVIRMGVVQWGEEWWMTGNYIVEDHPGKIKITEGEKYLFAPLASQIQIIRKQDKCFLEINSNKPLAFFNRKKDVFSLIDQVWDLYHETYGSEELDRKLFDIHGITFGIDDDLENITVFFNPDTGMEFYPDIASCIADKENPFFENVEADIEEFLFNNNYSSNFVAYLIENQLIEIEPILSEGGFQYVWNNCDFLLRYYKREFYKGKPKLYEEW
- a CDS encoding acyloxyacyl hydrolase, translating into MNYIRYLGVSLLLLVLQHHVTFGIQDTASVAPRKVFFSVHAQQGSLLKTHKTDIVANYYVGLDLRIGWQTDDFQKNIFDRSYRYPYYGIGYYMGNMNGIVLGNDEQSGFGRPAALYAFFGAPIYRGKWFQVKYDISAGISYNFNSYDPQVNPYNILVGSKNNAYINFGFESVFSLPGHSSLGLGFSLQHFSNGSYQKPNKGINLVSSTVSYQFGLYKNRDKKYSRFPVPSHEPTLEWYLFIASGVRMLDTDFDPDKPRQGHRWYCANVSSATLIKINHRRKFGAGLDLFYFDWGRYVIGYRAHENGETVTTKRSDNFALGAFLAHEVGYKRVWLVTNLGFYLNQRVGDDPKKPWIYERIGVKFQLTSRLFVGVSVKAHMAKADYTEWTVGYSLIKDRPLKRLPRNGN
- a CDS encoding sigma-70 family RNA polymerase sigma factor codes for the protein MTSSEFSNQLIGLEKKLNHFALRLTDDKDDAKDLLQDTYLKALAYKEQFEDETNLKAWAYTIMKNTFINNYRKSTRQNTTFDNTKDLFFLSQNKDTFNTEPDAAYEEKEINKVIEALDDEFKVPFRMYTQGYKYKEIAEILGIKIGTVKSRIFFTRKKLSQTLKDYTR
- a CDS encoding cytidylate kinase-like family protein, whose translation is MKKRVIITIGRQFGSGGRAIGQKLSKDMDMAYYDKELLAEAAKESGLANEIFERADEKASDSLAYVFSMGFPNLGIYTPYPDILSNERLFLYQSDAIRNIVNKGGSCVLVGRCADYVLRDHPDLLSFFIHNKPENRIKTIAETQNVTMEEAREMMKKTDKSRASYYKYYTDKEWGMASSYHYSIDVSILGIDETVDLIKTIIKKRIGS
- a CDS encoding MATE family efflux transporter, which codes for MANQNSPLILGTERISKLLMQYALPAIIAMTASSLYNMVDSIFIGHGVGTLALAGLALTYPLMNLAAAFGSLVGVGASTLVSVKLGQKNYENANQILGNVLVLNVILGIAFSIACFPFLDPILYFFGASENTIAYARDYMYIILLGNVITHMYLGLNSILRSSGYPKMAMYITLLSVVINCILDPIFIFGFDWGIKGAAWATVIAQVISLAVQMIHFSNPKGIIHFRKGIFRLKSEIVKGIIAIGMSPFLMNVCSCLIVILINRALTRHGGDMAISAYGVVNRIIFLFVMIIMGLNQGMQPIAGYNYGARHFDRVANVTKLTIWWATGIATFGTLVCQLFPEFIIRWFTTDTELISVSAYGLHIIFAAFPIVGFQMVATNFFLSIGKSKIAIFLSLTRQLLFLVPCLLILPTFFKTTGVWMSMPISDSVATILTAIMFFRTVKSFKQLSSTNQTLSKSSAT